Below is a genomic region from Candidatus Hydrogenedentota bacterium.
ACCTACAGTAGCACACGCACCAGGAATCGGCTAACATGCAATCAACCAACCCCGGTTCCCTAACATTTCACTTGGTCTACAAAACGGGGGCCGCCCAACCTCGCGCCAGAGGGTTCGTTGCCGATGCGGAGAGACTTACACCAATTAGAACCGCTTCCCAGGACGTGTATTTGTCGCTGCGTACATTCCAGTCATCGTATTTTGATGTGATTACTAGCATTAGAGAGGCCTACCGAGTCTTGCGTCCAGGAGGCGTATTCCTGGTCTCCGTCGCCAATGCTTTTATTGGCGATGGGGATGCGATTGTACCTGGCTTGGTGATACCACACACGAGCATTGTGGACCGCGACAGGCCATTCGAGCTCGCCGAGAAGATTCGGCGTCAGTTGACGATTTTGAGGTTCGAAGACGTTGGGATCCATTCGGGACCGACTGAGATATACGCGTTTGCGCGTCGAACGGTGTAAACATTTTCCGCAGAGCTGGGGCATCGAAGATAGATGACTTTTGCGTGCGGTACCCCCCTCGCTGTGACACCCAGCTTTTGCTGCCAAACACAGCATAGACATCTAAAACTGTTAAGGTTCGTTGTTCGAAATTGTCGCTATGACCATACTAAACAGCCAGTACTCGTTCTCAAGACAATGCTGCTAAATGAGACGTAGGCCGCATTCACAATACAAAAACAGATCGGCCCGCCAAATCGGTACGTTTTCGGCTGCGATCTTGTAACTAGTTGAAACATAATAATTTGCATTTT
It encodes:
- a CDS encoding methyltransferase domain-containing protein, producing the protein MQSTNPGSLTFHLVYKTGAAQPRARGFVADAERLTPIRTASQDVYLSLRTFQSSYFDVITSIREAYRVLRPGGVFLVSVANAFIGDGDAIVPGLVIPHTSIVDRDRPFELAEKIRRQLTILRFEDVGIHSGPTEIYAFARRTV